A stretch of the Sulfolobus acidocaldarius SUSAZ genome encodes the following:
- a CDS encoding peptide ABC transporter permease: MSQKSRGLSYYLKEFLKIKIGLAGLIILAVLLVFTGIALTVPSNVYNSWFNPAVWSQNPPDVPPSWLSYFSGQYFTTQQITSSNSVSYAGGQYYITELNFSFEWSKSVIPNDVYFIISSNSSPLSMSLYWIKPDGDKIQINVPSGYYNVPFDLIPIKDSIINYISSKSGTVPEKIATYVLVTALFDSAKTNFTAVENGKYNVVVYMVSKSPMNTSNSKITLLGNSYGLMGTDYFGRPLDLGILLGLPNALEIGALTAVISVLIGIIVGGLSGYLGGNKDSVIQWVTLVFLALPALPFLVAVSFVSRPSIELEALLIAFLSWPFYAIIARSVALSIKSNSYVEVDKLLGIPSYRVFFTHFLPRLVPITIAYMALGVPAGVLLEQTLAFLGIAPPGLITWGGMLDDAYTYQAQVNGWWWWVIFPGAMIVIVAVPFVLIGFAIERLSLGER; encoded by the coding sequence TTGAGTCAGAAGAGTAGGGGTTTAAGTTATTATTTAAAGGAGTTCTTGAAGATCAAGATAGGGCTAGCAGGATTAATTATACTAGCTGTCTTACTAGTTTTTACAGGCATTGCTTTAACAGTTCCATCTAACGTATATAACTCATGGTTTAACCCTGCTGTATGGTCTCAAAATCCACCTGATGTTCCACCTTCATGGTTATCTTACTTTTCTGGACAATATTTTACTACTCAGCAAATTACAAGTAGTAATAGTGTGTCTTACGCTGGAGGGCAGTATTATATTACTGAACTTAATTTCAGTTTTGAATGGTCTAAGTCGGTAATTCCAAATGACGTTTATTTTATAATTTCTTCAAATTCCTCTCCTCTCTCTATGTCGTTGTATTGGATAAAACCAGATGGTGACAAAATTCAAATAAACGTACCTAGTGGGTATTATAATGTTCCCTTCGATCTAATACCTATAAAGGATTCGATCATTAATTACATATCTTCCAAGTCAGGTACCGTACCGGAAAAGATAGCAACTTATGTTTTAGTGACAGCTCTATTTGATTCAGCCAAAACTAACTTTACAGCCGTGGAGAATGGTAAGTATAATGTAGTTGTTTACATGGTTTCTAAATCACCTATGAACACTTCAAATAGCAAAATAACTCTGCTAGGGAATTCATATGGTCTTATGGGGACTGATTATTTTGGAAGACCATTAGACTTAGGCATTCTACTTGGATTACCAAATGCCTTAGAAATAGGTGCTTTAACAGCTGTTATCTCTGTACTGATAGGAATTATAGTGGGAGGTCTCTCTGGTTACCTTGGTGGAAATAAGGATTCTGTTATACAGTGGGTCACTTTAGTGTTCTTAGCCCTACCCGCACTGCCTTTCCTCGTAGCTGTGTCTTTCGTTTCAAGACCTAGTATAGAATTAGAGGCATTACTAATAGCGTTTTTATCATGGCCTTTTTATGCAATAATCGCTAGATCAGTTGCTCTCTCTATAAAGTCAAATAGCTACGTTGAAGTTGATAAGTTATTAGGAATTCCATCATATAGAGTATTCTTTACCCACTTTTTACCTAGATTAGTCCCGATCACAATAGCATATATGGCATTGGGGGTTCCTGCAGGTGTTCTGCTAGAGCAAACGCTTGCATTTTTAGGAATAGCACCACCTGGATTGATAACGTGGGGAGGTATGCTGGATGATGCCTATACGTATCAGGCTCAAGTTAATGGATGGTGGTGGTGGGTTATATTCCCAGGCGCAATGATAGTTATTGTTGCCGTACCTTTCGTTTTAATTGGTTTTGCGATTGAGAGATTATCTCTGGGTGAGAGGTAG
- a CDS encoding peptide ABC transporter permease, whose product MGFGTYVVKKVLIYFSVLIATLSILYIFTFPVIQQVLIKNINAEVATFQQTLVKYSHDLSQSQIRQAVDQYKDSLIAAYGLNQPIISKYFIQMYQLMTFNFGRAYFLQAPSGSTQVSDIIFYYLPNTILLFTSSTLIFIFVGTLIGLLSAKSRFWEKIIGFIAVIHSSLPTWWLGFLLIAGLAYGIKAFPPGGMNSIPPPKDPFSYGIDVLYHMVLPMLAVFIVNVGGFAYIVRSLVTSTLKEDFVVTAKARGIPNSKILFKHVLRTASPSIATQSILAVAGSFAGGLTTEVVFQWPGVGLLTYEAIFQQDIPVILGVTFVLTIVLLLGLFLGELVYGILDPRIKVGE is encoded by the coding sequence ATGGGTTTTGGAACCTACGTGGTTAAAAAGGTATTAATTTATTTTTCAGTTCTGATTGCAACGTTATCTATTCTCTACATATTCACATTCCCTGTTATTCAGCAGGTTTTAATTAAAAACATAAATGCTGAGGTAGCAACTTTTCAGCAAACTTTAGTAAAATATTCTCATGATCTTAGTCAAAGCCAGATAAGACAGGCTGTAGATCAGTATAAAGATAGTTTGATAGCAGCTTATGGCTTAAATCAGCCTATAATATCCAAATATTTCATACAGATGTATCAGCTTATGACCTTTAATTTTGGTAGAGCGTATTTCTTGCAGGCTCCATCGGGATCCACTCAAGTAAGTGATATAATATTCTATTACTTACCTAATACAATATTGTTATTTACGTCGTCTACTCTAATATTTATTTTCGTAGGAACCCTAATAGGCTTATTATCTGCTAAATCTAGATTTTGGGAAAAAATAATAGGGTTTATAGCTGTAATTCATTCAAGCCTACCCACGTGGTGGTTAGGTTTTCTCCTGATTGCTGGATTAGCTTATGGTATAAAGGCTTTTCCTCCAGGTGGAATGAACTCTATTCCTCCTCCTAAAGATCCATTTTCTTACGGAATAGACGTATTATATCATATGGTTTTGCCTATGTTAGCAGTATTTATAGTAAATGTGGGAGGGTTCGCGTACATAGTAAGAAGTTTAGTCACATCTACGCTTAAGGAGGATTTCGTGGTAACCGCAAAGGCAAGAGGCATCCCAAACTCTAAAATACTGTTCAAGCATGTGTTAAGAACGGCTTCCCCATCAATTGCAACTCAATCGATACTCGCAGTTGCTGGGTCATTTGCAGGCGGCTTAACCACGGAAGTGGTTTTCCAGTGGCCTGGTGTTGGTCTATTAACCTATGAGGCTATCTTTCAGCAGGATATTCCTGTTATATTAGGTGTTACATTTGTTTTAACCATTGTCCTACTATTAGGATTATTTTTAGGGGAATTAGTATATGGAATTCTAGATCCTAGGATAAAGGTTGGTGAATAA
- a CDS encoding peptide ABC transporter substrate-binding protein translates to MKNLRKSISLVLVTVFLASFLFTLVSFSQQTYSSPQSESITFISFQGNDANGAVAFGNGQIGFYGFSIPLSLYKTVPSGSKPYVEPSTLYTLLINPLNTTFGFNPFQFTQVRFALNYILNRSYFVDNVLGGYGIPGLSLYVGEPDSLYLQPTLSQYANVHYNFTYANETIYRVLTSHGAQYINGQWYYKGKPITIYVFVRTDDVVRTQYSNYLISQLQKLGFTVQRIEGDLTKQNTVVYGSDPANSTWNLIVEAWGGVYSYYDAGLGEGLYSGFGGDMPFTSIYNPSFGAFNDSRYQSPDLTKMANEIDQISLQLINSNFSSKQQYYQLENELVNLGIQMAVRLTIAIGTIPVYAQPQITGIYPSYAQNTLLNFQTYIAIKNGSYPNITVGVRYLAQGSLNPGAGFTDAYSVEIAAALFTPQFLYVPGSGYPIPIMYTYKIVNSSPSQIVEVPTNALWWNPATQSIGHVPPNTTSQVAVIYNLAPLLNGTKWADGQPVTLADIIYQYIVACEMSLNSSNPIYDPATGTVYGPALQLIKGFKVINSTSIEIWGNGWFFDPVVEAEGIFSSFNTLGYAGASQGEGYFPWQLYVAMAKVVADGKAAWSRQISNNKGIDWLDLTNPTDIGYISSALSSYAQMSYIPQDLLKVQNLSGVSLVNNQTARAGYTAAINFINTYGNALIGDGPFILVAWNPSSSPPYAKIVRSPYFNMQLPAQVFALPVSYSLNLQLPPILSPGQQLTGTVTAVSSGSTTSSPAPGVNVIINVLAPNGTMVYTTNVTSGSDGSFSFTLPPNLKPGAYTISVTAFSNTSILISPSSYTAVVTPSSSSTSSSTSSSTSSSTSSSTSSSTSPSSSTAAGGTNTLLIAGIIIIVIIIIVVAVVLLRRR, encoded by the coding sequence ATGAAAAATTTGCGAAAGAGTATAAGTCTTGTTTTAGTAACAGTATTTTTAGCGTCTTTTCTGTTCACTTTAGTATCTTTTTCCCAGCAAACATATTCCTCACCGCAATCAGAATCTATAACATTTATATCATTTCAGGGAAACGACGCAAATGGTGCAGTTGCTTTTGGTAATGGTCAGATAGGATTTTATGGATTTTCTATACCATTATCACTCTACAAGACTGTGCCCTCTGGTTCCAAACCATATGTAGAACCCTCTACTCTATACACATTACTGATAAACCCATTGAATACTACATTTGGCTTTAATCCATTCCAATTTACACAAGTGAGGTTTGCCCTAAACTATATATTAAATAGAAGTTACTTCGTAGATAACGTGCTGGGTGGTTATGGAATTCCTGGTCTAAGTCTATATGTAGGTGAACCTGACTCTCTATATTTACAACCTACATTATCTCAATACGCTAATGTACATTATAATTTCACATATGCGAATGAGACTATATACAGAGTTCTAACTTCTCATGGTGCACAATATATAAATGGTCAATGGTACTATAAGGGGAAGCCTATCACGATTTATGTTTTCGTAAGAACTGATGATGTTGTAAGAACTCAATATTCGAATTACTTAATTAGTCAGCTACAAAAACTAGGTTTTACTGTTCAAAGAATTGAGGGAGATCTGACAAAACAAAATACTGTCGTTTATGGAAGTGATCCTGCTAACTCCACATGGAACTTAATAGTAGAGGCATGGGGAGGAGTATACTCATATTATGATGCAGGATTAGGTGAGGGTCTTTATTCAGGATTTGGTGGTGATATGCCTTTTACCTCAATTTATAATCCCTCATTCGGTGCCTTTAATGATTCACGATATCAATCTCCTGATTTAACAAAAATGGCAAATGAAATAGATCAAATTTCGTTGCAGTTAATAAACTCCAACTTCAGCAGTAAACAGCAGTACTATCAATTAGAGAATGAACTGGTTAATCTAGGGATACAGATGGCTGTGAGATTGACCATAGCAATAGGTACAATCCCAGTATATGCCCAGCCACAGATAACTGGTATATATCCAAGCTATGCCCAGAACACTCTCCTGAATTTCCAGACTTATATAGCAATTAAGAACGGTTCATATCCTAATATTACTGTGGGTGTACGATATTTAGCGCAAGGTTCTCTAAATCCCGGAGCCGGTTTTACTGATGCATATAGTGTTGAGATAGCTGCTGCTCTGTTCACTCCTCAGTTCTTGTATGTCCCTGGATCAGGCTATCCTATACCAATTATGTACACATATAAAATAGTCAATTCATCTCCAAGCCAAATAGTGGAAGTTCCTACTAATGCTTTATGGTGGAACCCTGCAACTCAAAGCATAGGTCATGTACCACCAAATACAACCTCTCAAGTTGCGGTTATCTACAACTTAGCACCGTTATTGAATGGTACTAAATGGGCTGATGGACAACCTGTAACATTAGCAGATATAATATATCAGTACATTGTTGCCTGTGAAATGTCATTAAATTCAAGTAACCCGATATATGATCCAGCAACTGGCACTGTATATGGACCAGCCCTTCAGTTGATAAAAGGATTTAAGGTGATTAACTCTACATCCATAGAGATATGGGGTAACGGTTGGTTCTTTGACCCTGTAGTCGAAGCGGAAGGTATATTTTCTTCATTTAACACGTTGGGCTATGCTGGAGCTAGTCAAGGAGAAGGATATTTCCCATGGCAGTTATATGTAGCTATGGCTAAGGTAGTAGCAGACGGAAAAGCTGCATGGTCTAGGCAAATCTCAAATAATAAAGGGATTGATTGGTTAGATTTAACTAATCCTACTGATATAGGATATATATCCTCTGCGTTGTCCAGCTATGCGCAAATGTCTTACATACCTCAGGATCTATTGAAAGTGCAGAACCTTAGTGGTGTAAGTTTAGTTAATAATCAGACTGCTAGGGCAGGGTATACTGCTGCTATTAACTTCATAAACACTTATGGTAATGCCTTAATAGGAGATGGACCATTCATATTGGTGGCATGGAATCCAAGTTCCTCTCCACCTTATGCTAAGATTGTTAGAAGTCCATACTTCAATATGCAATTACCAGCTCAAGTATTCGCTTTACCAGTTTCATATAGTTTGAATTTGCAATTACCACCCATATTAAGCCCAGGTCAGCAGTTGACGGGAACAGTAACAGCAGTTAGTTCAGGTTCCACCACATCTAGCCCAGCTCCAGGTGTTAATGTTATAATCAATGTATTAGCACCAAACGGCACGATGGTATATACGACTAACGTAACTTCTGGATCAGATGGAAGCTTCTCGTTTACGCTGCCTCCAAATCTAAAACCAGGCGCTTATACAATATCTGTAACTGCATTTAGTAATACCTCTATCTTAATATCTCCGTCATCATATACTGCTGTTGTTACTCCCTCTTCATCCTCTACTTCATCATCAACAAGTTCATCTACGTCTTCAAGTACTTCATCCTCTACTTCATCATCAACCAGTCCGTCTTCATCAACTGCAGCAGGAGGCACTAATACCTTATTAATAGCCGGTATCATAATAATAGTGATAATAATTATTGTTGTAGCAGTAGTACTTTTGAGGAGAAGGTAA
- a CDS encoding protein-L-isoaspartate O-methyltransferase, with protein MSTSEKEAILKYLSTIVVNSDVLEAFMKLDRRKFLPAKYSDIAYSPKHIDQPIQITKNYNTTALGLGVKMVDLLELKKSDKVLEIGTGSGYYTALMAEIVGAENLYTIEFDEEAYNLAKNNLKEYHGIHLIFGDGSLGYISGSPYDKIIVWASSPTFPYVLYQQMKEKGIMVVPISDNEKRQGLYRIYKGETGSPVITKVMDVYFTRLRGLCGFWY; from the coding sequence ATGAGTACGAGTGAAAAAGAAGCTATACTAAAATACCTCTCAACTATAGTTGTAAATTCAGATGTACTGGAGGCTTTCATGAAACTTGACAGGAGGAAGTTTCTTCCTGCTAAGTATTCAGATATAGCTTATTCTCCCAAGCATATAGATCAGCCTATCCAAATTACTAAAAATTATAATACTACTGCATTAGGATTAGGAGTGAAAATGGTGGATCTTTTAGAATTGAAGAAGAGTGATAAGGTCTTAGAGATTGGTACAGGGAGTGGATATTATACTGCATTAATGGCTGAGATAGTAGGGGCGGAAAATCTATATACAATTGAGTTTGATGAGGAGGCGTACAATTTAGCAAAGAATAATCTTAAGGAGTACCATGGTATTCATTTGATTTTTGGAGACGGAAGCCTTGGTTACATTTCAGGATCCCCATATGATAAGATCATAGTTTGGGCATCTTCACCTACTTTTCCATATGTTCTGTATCAACAGATGAAGGAAAAAGGAATTATGGTTGTGCCAATTTCTGATAATGAAAAAAGACAAGGGTTGTACAGGATATATAAGGGAGAAACTGGTTCTCCTGTGATAACTAAGGTAATGGACGTATATTTTACACGACTGAGGGGATTATGCGGATTTTGGTATTAG
- a CDS encoding ATPase has product MLFKELNGRLREIKTITRPTADGRGTITFKTFMVEIPFSSDTQIDVGKLLLVETIRKGVYLILEITDYIPQHFGMINLDGTIPPELRNEIMRRIEETWNTNQAWIDVIATPVGYIMKEEDGKIEFKKGYVPPLPASKVKLFTSEALEKFIFYPEGTILGKSVNEEIDLKVNLLKAINYHIGVFAYTGSGKSNLTSLIVRRALNKYKDLKVIIIDVSMEYSILLLDELLSLNSRLVTLDRLPSNELDAGKRLLRTHVLPEELEDVRESIRKGFIKLYTDQKLRRLYIPPQGISYLNYGTLIEMIRSQIEDKYVSTSQKPLFMALLQSLDNLMRERKLTKDDIVDETINPLLRESEEKAREAGVRDGSVIFTFLSSIKTYIQVKPSEVEEYDIESLAIEILDQDPSSPRLFVVETPNIDDARLVTHLLIENIYMRRKRAYSSLPVILFVLDEAQEFIPFETRQKDYAEQSSSSVEKLLRHGRKYHLHALISTQRLAYLNTNVLQQIHTYFVSTLPRPYDRQLISDTFGISDSLVDRTLNFDIGQWLLISFKAALKEDIPVMFKAENNVQELKENLKRYT; this is encoded by the coding sequence ATGTTGTTTAAAGAACTTAATGGAAGGCTAAGGGAAATAAAAACTATAACAAGACCAACAGCAGACGGAAGAGGTACTATAACGTTCAAAACGTTTATGGTGGAGATTCCCTTCTCATCAGATACACAGATTGATGTAGGAAAACTTTTGCTTGTAGAGACCATAAGGAAAGGTGTTTATTTAATTTTAGAAATAACTGACTACATTCCTCAACATTTCGGGATGATAAACCTAGATGGTACCATTCCCCCAGAGTTAAGAAACGAAATAATGAGAAGGATAGAGGAAACGTGGAATACAAATCAAGCTTGGATTGACGTTATAGCAACACCTGTTGGTTACATAATGAAGGAAGAGGATGGAAAGATTGAGTTTAAAAAGGGCTATGTACCCCCCTTGCCTGCTTCAAAAGTGAAACTTTTCACATCAGAAGCTCTAGAGAAATTCATATTTTATCCTGAAGGGACAATATTAGGTAAATCAGTGAATGAGGAGATAGATCTTAAAGTAAACTTATTAAAGGCTATAAATTACCACATAGGGGTTTTTGCATACACGGGATCAGGTAAGTCGAATTTAACCTCATTAATAGTTAGGAGGGCTTTAAACAAATACAAGGACCTTAAAGTCATAATAATAGACGTTTCAATGGAGTATTCTATTCTTCTTTTAGATGAGTTACTCTCCTTAAATTCAAGACTAGTTACCCTGGATAGGTTACCATCTAATGAATTAGATGCCGGAAAAAGGCTGTTAAGGACACATGTTTTACCTGAAGAATTAGAGGACGTTCGTGAATCTATAAGGAAAGGCTTTATCAAATTATATACTGACCAAAAACTAAGAAGACTATATATTCCCCCACAGGGGATAAGTTATCTTAATTATGGTACATTAATTGAAATGATACGTTCACAGATAGAAGACAAATATGTTTCCACATCCCAGAAGCCTCTCTTTATGGCTCTCCTTCAATCTCTCGATAACCTTATGAGAGAACGTAAATTAACTAAAGACGATATTGTAGACGAGACAATTAACCCACTGCTCAGAGAATCTGAAGAGAAAGCAAGAGAAGCAGGAGTCAGAGACGGCTCAGTGATATTCACCTTCTTATCTTCCATAAAGACATATATCCAGGTTAAACCATCAGAGGTGGAAGAGTACGATATAGAGAGCTTAGCTATTGAAATATTGGATCAAGACCCCTCTTCACCAAGGCTATTTGTGGTAGAGACACCTAATATAGACGATGCTAGATTAGTTACCCATTTGTTGATTGAAAATATATATATGAGGAGGAAGAGAGCTTACTCTTCCTTACCCGTAATCCTTTTTGTATTAGACGAAGCTCAGGAATTTATACCGTTTGAGACTAGACAAAAAGACTACGCAGAGCAGTCCTCGTCCTCTGTTGAAAAATTACTTAGACATGGTAGAAAGTATCATCTTCACGCTTTGATAAGCACGCAGAGATTGGCTTACCTTAATACAAACGTACTACAACAGATACACACCTATTTCGTGAGCACCTTGCCAAGACCCTATGATAGGCAACTGATATCCGATACATTTGGTATATCAGATTCTCTAGTAGACAGGACGTTAAATTTCGATATAGGTCAATGGCTATTGATTAGTTTTAAGGCTGCGCTAAAGGAGGATATTCCAGTAATGTTTAAAGCTGAGAACAATGTACAAGAATTAAAAGAAAACTTGAAGAGGTATACATGA